The following coding sequences lie in one Arthrobacter sp. PGP41 genomic window:
- a CDS encoding serine/threonine-protein kinase: MSSKRPVAPPPRIQGFTYISLLGSGGFSDVYLYEQDRPRRKVAVKVLLSDLKTEGARRRFESEANLMAQLSSHPYIVTIFEAEVTDDGHSYLAMEYCSRPSLDVRYRRQRFSVDEVLAVGIQVASAVETAHRAGIAHRDIKPANILVTDYNRPALTDFGISGTLAGDGDDDSGMSIPWSPPEQFTDGAVDGVMVDVWALGATLYTLLAGRSPFVMPGADNSQRELINRISNTPLPRLGRADVPESLEQALSTAMAKAPQSRYSSAHAFALALQRIQAELNLSVTPFEVLEEPQHEDSRPDDGFEETRVRSIAAIDPEQTGSAPTFPARTWPQAAGGQAAGGSAAAADAPPSRFAQPAPAPTSSPATPAPAPQPQEWAHATVLRGAAAPARPGERAQGGNRDEGADAADTTVHRPASRDEPADMPRPAADHGKRNLWLAISGGTLLALAAVVGLVVANAAPQTPKAVETLQAGRPPADALDNGTVPDVEGLTGMVSGDGNASFTWLNPQPKEGDTYKWRVYSIGGGGEYQSIAQPPVRVTANPSGQTCIQVMIVRSDGAFSPLEEGSIACAGA, from the coding sequence TTGAGTTCCAAACGGCCTGTAGCGCCGCCGCCCCGCATCCAGGGGTTCACGTACATCAGCCTGCTCGGTTCCGGCGGTTTTTCCGACGTCTACCTGTATGAACAGGACAGGCCGCGCCGCAAGGTGGCCGTCAAGGTCCTGCTCTCGGACCTGAAGACGGAGGGTGCCCGCCGCCGCTTCGAGTCCGAGGCCAACCTCATGGCGCAGCTGTCCTCGCACCCGTACATCGTCACCATCTTTGAAGCGGAGGTGACCGACGACGGGCACTCGTACCTGGCCATGGAGTACTGCTCCCGGCCAAGCCTGGATGTGCGGTACCGCCGGCAGCGGTTCAGCGTGGATGAAGTCCTGGCCGTCGGCATCCAGGTGGCGTCCGCCGTCGAGACTGCCCACCGCGCCGGCATCGCCCACCGCGACATCAAGCCTGCCAACATCCTGGTCACCGACTACAACCGCCCTGCCCTCACCGACTTCGGCATCTCCGGCACCCTCGCCGGTGACGGCGACGATGACTCGGGCATGTCCATCCCGTGGTCCCCGCCGGAACAGTTCACCGATGGTGCCGTGGACGGGGTGATGGTGGATGTGTGGGCCCTCGGAGCCACGCTCTACACCCTGCTGGCCGGCCGCTCGCCGTTCGTCATGCCGGGTGCGGACAACTCACAGCGTGAGCTGATCAACCGGATCAGCAATACGCCGCTGCCGCGGCTGGGCCGCGCGGACGTTCCCGAGTCCCTGGAACAGGCCCTTTCGACGGCGATGGCCAAGGCGCCGCAGTCCCGCTATTCCTCAGCGCACGCCTTCGCCCTGGCCCTGCAACGCATCCAGGCGGAGCTTAACCTCTCCGTCACGCCCTTTGAGGTGCTTGAGGAGCCGCAGCACGAGGACAGCCGGCCGGATGACGGCTTCGAAGAAACGCGGGTCCGGAGCATCGCCGCGATCGATCCCGAGCAGACGGGCAGCGCGCCCACCTTCCCCGCCCGCACGTGGCCGCAGGCCGCCGGCGGGCAGGCAGCTGGCGGGTCAGCTGCCGCAGCGGACGCCCCGCCGTCGCGGTTTGCGCAGCCCGCGCCCGCCCCGACCAGCAGCCCCGCTACTCCTGCACCGGCGCCGCAGCCGCAGGAGTGGGCACACGCCACCGTCCTGCGCGGTGCCGCCGCGCCGGCACGCCCCGGCGAGCGCGCACAGGGCGGCAACCGTGATGAGGGTGCTGACGCCGCGGACACTACCGTCCACCGGCCGGCAAGTCGGGACGAGCCGGCAGACATGCCGCGGCCCGCTGCCGACCACGGAAAACGCAATCTATGGCTGGCGATCTCGGGCGGCACCCTGCTGGCCCTTGCCGCCGTGGTGGGCCTGGTGGTGGCAAACGCTGCACCGCAGACACCGAAGGCAGTGGAAACCCTGCAGGCCGGCAGGCCGCCGGCCGACGCGCTGGACAACGGGACGGTGCCCGACGTGGAAGGCCTCACCGGAATGGTGTCCGGCGACGGCAACGCCTCCTTCACGTGGCTGAACCCGCAGCCCAAGGAGGGTGACACCTACAAATGGCGGGTGTACAGCATCGGAGGCGGCGGCGAATACCAGTCCATCGCACAGCCGCCGGTCCGCGTCACGGCAAACCCGTCCGGCCAGACCTGCATCCAGGTGATGATCGTGCGCTCGGACGGAGCCTTCTCGCCGCTGGAAGAGGGCTCGATCGCCTGCGCCGGCGCATGA
- a CDS encoding FtsK/SpoIIIE domain-containing protein, with translation MRIRLTLRRDPAETKDLAVTVDGLATVADTAAVLWAADPGRKGTPVPDNLSLRIEEAFVGAGLSGTMLTRTDNLLESGLRPGSVVSLARVSAQFDVPGGSRGPAAATLRVLSGPDAGREFSLPVGTSYIGRDRDVDIRLSDPLTSKRHARITVGEGVEIVDTNSANGLLMDGFPVTRATLNSSDAVTLGDTTVTVVPLGHNQAAAPTSPLVNFNRSPRVVPRFEEPKRVLPAGPKRPEDHPFPYIMMIAPLLMGAVIFAVTGNALSVLFMMMMPLFIVGHYVDQKMRSRAQQKEQLKHFRAAMAAFRKDLTELQQVERAVRLQEAPSVSDTVDAIYKLGPLLWTHRPEHTGFLGLRFGLGTSPSRVLLEEPPSNDTEAQYAQEIQDCLKQFRDIEGVPVVSQLRTAGSLGVAGARGLVDDVARGMVLQLAGLHSPAEVVLAAITSAQSRERWNWLQWLPHVGSGHSPLTGDHLAAGSAGGSSLLARLEDLLDAREAAAKRPGPDLRPGLDPAKHDVDQPVLPAVLVIVEDDAPVDRGRLTRLAERGPDSGVHVVWVATDIQSLPAACRDFMVVDGEHGTTTGQVRLGRHTYPVSCESVDAELAAQLARMLAPIMDVGKPVNDDSDLPRAVSYATLIGKDFLDNPQAVAERWTENNSVHASAVANRKDSGTLRALVGSKGIEPLYLDLKNEGPHALVGGTTGAGKSEFLQSWVMGMAAAYSPDRVSFLFVDYKGGAAFADCINLPHTVGLVTDLSPHLVRRALTSLRAELHNREHLLNRKKAKDLLALQREADPDAPPYLVIVVDEFAALANDVPEFVDGVVDVAARGRSLGLHLILATQRPAGVIKDSLRANTNLRVALRMADEDDATDILGVPDAAYFDPAIPGRGAAKTGPGRIQGFQTGYAGGWTTEKPQRPRIDVVEMAFGSGPAWEAPAPEKPEAAGPAGPNDIARMTSTIVRAADALSINAPRKPWLDELAKTYDFSRLPNPRTDEQLLLGVADDPARQAQPTVFYEPDKDGNMAIYGTGGSGKSAALRGIAIAAAVTPRGGPVHVYGIDCGSSGLSMLAELPHVGEVINGDDVERVGRLLRLLRDVAEQRSARFAEVRASTIVEYRKLAGRPDEKRIFVLVDGMSAFREAYEHSRLSALWDIFLQLATDGRAIGIHLVVTGDRPNAVPASLLASIQRRLVLRLSSEDDYMSMDVPRDVLTAASPPGRGLLDGLEVQLAVLGGNSNLALQAREVHKLSEAMRRQGLDAAPGIETLPDQVDLDVLPSGSTGLPIIGVDDETLRPAEIMARGPLLLAGPPGAGRTVALVTLAYALRRSNPDTELIYLGARRSAVASLPIWNRSVVGADDLAEVVEDLVEHSSGNPGSLAFFIEGLTEFTDTLAESGVAQLVTASIKADQWVVGESETSTWSSAWSLAQPFKSGRRGLLLNPGDIEGDSLLNTSLGRISPDFIPGRGYVVGRGKARKIQVALPPENRD, from the coding sequence ATGAGGATCCGACTGACCCTCCGCCGGGACCCTGCCGAAACGAAGGACCTGGCCGTCACCGTGGACGGCCTGGCCACCGTGGCCGATACCGCCGCCGTGCTCTGGGCCGCGGATCCGGGGCGGAAGGGCACCCCGGTGCCGGACAACCTCTCCCTGCGCATCGAAGAGGCGTTCGTCGGCGCCGGTTTGAGCGGGACCATGCTTACACGGACGGACAACCTCCTCGAGTCCGGCCTCCGGCCGGGCTCCGTGGTTTCCCTGGCCCGGGTGAGCGCGCAGTTCGACGTGCCGGGTGGCAGCCGCGGTCCCGCGGCTGCCACCCTCCGCGTCCTTTCAGGGCCCGACGCCGGCCGCGAGTTCTCCCTGCCCGTCGGCACCAGTTACATCGGCAGGGACCGGGACGTGGACATCCGCCTCTCGGACCCCCTGACGTCCAAGCGCCACGCCCGCATCACAGTGGGTGAGGGCGTGGAAATAGTGGACACCAATTCCGCCAACGGGCTGCTGATGGACGGGTTCCCCGTCACCCGCGCCACCCTGAACTCCTCGGACGCGGTCACGCTGGGGGACACCACCGTGACCGTGGTGCCGCTGGGGCACAACCAGGCGGCAGCACCGACGTCGCCCCTGGTGAACTTCAACCGGTCACCGCGTGTGGTTCCCCGTTTCGAGGAACCCAAACGCGTCCTCCCGGCCGGACCCAAGCGCCCCGAGGACCACCCGTTCCCATACATCATGATGATCGCCCCGCTGCTGATGGGTGCGGTGATCTTCGCGGTGACCGGCAACGCGCTCTCGGTGCTGTTCATGATGATGATGCCGCTCTTCATAGTGGGCCACTACGTGGACCAGAAGATGCGGAGCAGGGCCCAGCAGAAGGAACAGCTCAAGCACTTCCGGGCCGCCATGGCCGCCTTCCGGAAGGACCTCACGGAACTGCAGCAGGTTGAACGTGCCGTCCGGCTGCAGGAAGCGCCTTCGGTGAGCGACACCGTGGATGCCATCTACAAGCTCGGTCCGCTGCTGTGGACGCACCGTCCGGAGCACACCGGCTTCCTGGGCCTTCGGTTCGGCCTGGGCACGTCACCTTCGCGGGTTCTGTTGGAGGAACCGCCAAGCAACGACACCGAGGCGCAGTACGCGCAGGAGATCCAGGACTGCCTGAAGCAGTTCCGCGACATCGAGGGTGTTCCCGTCGTCTCCCAGCTGCGCACCGCCGGGTCCCTGGGCGTTGCCGGTGCCCGCGGCCTGGTGGACGACGTCGCCCGGGGCATGGTGCTGCAGCTTGCGGGCCTCCACTCGCCCGCGGAAGTTGTCCTCGCGGCCATCACATCCGCGCAGTCCCGGGAACGCTGGAACTGGCTGCAATGGCTGCCGCACGTGGGTTCGGGGCACAGCCCCCTTACCGGCGACCACCTGGCTGCCGGTTCGGCCGGCGGCTCCTCGCTGCTGGCCCGGCTCGAGGACCTGCTCGACGCAAGGGAAGCCGCTGCCAAACGCCCAGGCCCGGACCTCCGTCCCGGGCTGGACCCGGCCAAACACGATGTGGACCAACCTGTCCTGCCGGCGGTCCTGGTGATCGTGGAAGACGACGCACCGGTGGACCGCGGCAGGCTCACCCGCCTTGCGGAACGGGGACCGGACTCCGGTGTCCATGTGGTCTGGGTGGCCACCGACATCCAGTCGCTTCCCGCCGCCTGCCGGGACTTCATGGTGGTAGACGGCGAACACGGCACCACCACAGGGCAGGTCCGCCTGGGCAGGCACACATACCCCGTCAGCTGCGAAAGCGTCGACGCGGAACTGGCCGCCCAGCTTGCCCGGATGCTTGCCCCAATCATGGATGTGGGCAAGCCCGTGAACGACGATTCAGACCTTCCGCGGGCCGTCTCCTACGCCACGCTGATCGGCAAGGACTTCCTGGACAACCCGCAGGCCGTGGCCGAGCGCTGGACGGAAAACAACTCCGTGCACGCCAGCGCCGTGGCCAACCGGAAGGACAGCGGCACCCTCCGCGCTTTGGTTGGTTCCAAAGGCATTGAACCCCTGTACCTGGACCTGAAAAACGAGGGCCCGCACGCCCTGGTGGGCGGCACCACGGGTGCCGGCAAGTCCGAATTCCTGCAGTCCTGGGTGATGGGCATGGCTGCCGCCTACAGCCCGGACCGGGTCAGTTTCCTGTTCGTGGACTACAAGGGCGGGGCCGCGTTCGCGGACTGCATCAACCTGCCCCACACCGTGGGCCTGGTCACCGACCTTTCGCCGCACCTGGTCCGGCGCGCCCTCACCTCACTGCGTGCCGAACTCCACAACCGTGAGCACCTGCTGAACCGGAAGAAGGCCAAGGACCTGCTGGCCCTGCAACGGGAAGCAGACCCGGACGCGCCGCCCTACCTGGTGATCGTCGTCGATGAATTCGCCGCGCTGGCCAACGATGTACCCGAATTCGTTGACGGAGTGGTGGATGTTGCAGCCCGGGGGCGGTCGCTGGGCCTGCACCTCATCCTGGCCACCCAGCGCCCGGCCGGCGTTATCAAGGACAGCCTCCGCGCCAATACCAACCTCAGGGTTGCCCTGCGGATGGCCGATGAGGACGACGCCACGGACATCCTCGGCGTCCCCGATGCCGCCTACTTCGATCCGGCCATCCCCGGCCGCGGTGCGGCCAAGACCGGCCCGGGACGGATCCAGGGCTTCCAGACCGGCTACGCCGGCGGCTGGACCACGGAGAAACCGCAGCGGCCCCGGATCGACGTCGTTGAAATGGCCTTCGGTTCCGGCCCCGCCTGGGAGGCGCCGGCTCCGGAGAAACCGGAAGCGGCCGGGCCCGCCGGCCCCAACGACATCGCCAGGATGACGTCCACCATCGTCCGGGCAGCGGACGCCCTGTCCATCAACGCCCCCCGCAAGCCGTGGCTGGACGAACTCGCCAAGACCTACGACTTCTCCAGGCTTCCCAACCCCCGCACCGACGAACAGCTGCTCCTCGGCGTGGCCGACGATCCCGCCCGCCAGGCGCAGCCCACCGTGTTCTACGAGCCGGACAAGGACGGCAACATGGCCATCTACGGCACTGGCGGTTCGGGAAAGTCGGCCGCGCTGCGCGGCATCGCCATTGCCGCCGCAGTGACGCCCCGCGGCGGGCCGGTCCACGTGTACGGGATCGACTGCGGCTCCTCCGGGCTGAGCATGCTGGCGGAACTTCCGCACGTGGGCGAGGTCATCAACGGCGACGACGTTGAACGGGTCGGGCGGCTGCTGCGCCTGTTGAGGGACGTCGCCGAGCAGCGGTCGGCCCGCTTTGCCGAGGTCCGCGCGTCCACCATTGTCGAGTACCGCAAGCTGGCCGGCAGGCCTGACGAAAAGCGCATCTTTGTGCTGGTGGACGGCATGTCCGCGTTCCGGGAAGCCTACGAACACAGCAGGCTGTCCGCGCTGTGGGACATCTTCCTGCAGTTGGCGACGGACGGACGCGCTATTGGCATCCACCTTGTGGTTACCGGAGACCGGCCCAACGCCGTGCCCGCCTCTTTGCTCGCTTCCATCCAGCGCCGCCTGGTGCTCCGCCTCTCCTCCGAGGACGACTACATGTCCATGGACGTGCCCCGGGACGTCCTCACCGCTGCCTCGCCGCCCGGCCGTGGACTCCTGGACGGGCTGGAAGTCCAGCTGGCAGTCCTTGGCGGTAACTCCAACCTGGCGCTGCAGGCACGTGAGGTGCACAAACTCAGTGAAGCCATGCGCCGCCAGGGGCTGGATGCCGCACCGGGCATTGAAACGCTTCCGGACCAGGTGGACCTGGATGTCCTGCCGTCCGGCAGCACCGGACTTCCGATCATTGGCGTCGACGACGAAACCCTGCGGCCGGCGGAGATCATGGCGCGGGGCCCGCTGCTCCTCGCGGGCCCGCCAGGAGCGGGCCGCACCGTGGCGCTGGTGACGCTTGCCTACGCCCTGCGGCGGTCCAACCCGGACACCGAGCTGATCTACCTCGGAGCACGGCGCTCCGCCGTCGCCTCCCTGCCCATCTGGAACCGCTCCGTGGTGGGAGCGGACGATCTCGCGGAGGTTGTGGAGGACCTGGTTGAACATTCCTCCGGAAACCCCGGCTCCCTGGCTTTCTTCATTGAGGGCCTGACCGAGTTCACGGATACGCTGGCCGAATCGGGCGTGGCGCAGCTGGTGACTGCGTCCATCAAGGCCGACCAGTGGGTGGTGGGGGAGTCCGAAACCTCCACCTGGTCCTCGGCCTGGTCCCTCGCGCAGCCTTTCAAATCGGGCCGGCGCGGACTGCTGCTGAACCCCGGGGACATCGAAGGCGACAGCCTGCTCAACACCTCCTTGGGCCGGATCAGCCCGGACTTCATCCCGGGCCGCGGCTACGTGGTGGGACGCGGCAAGGCACGGAAAATCCAGGTGGCGCTGCCCCCGGAAAACAGGGACTGA
- the ligA gene encoding NAD-dependent DNA ligase LigA: protein MSTGPGPAEQTATRTTEPVEPNAIPSESVRGEYENLVDLVRKYRFAYYQEDAPLVSDAEFDELFRRLEEIEALHPELVANDSPTQEVGGEVSAAFAAVEHLQRMYSLEDVFSLEELEAWLTRASASIEKLGNGSQKPAWLTELKIDGLAVNLLYRDGKLVRAATRGDGTTGEDITHNVLTIKEIPQELRGGSFPAEMEVRGEVFIPSKEFAEFNEALIEAGKAPLANPRNAAAGSLRQKDPAETAKRPLKMFVHGIGAREGLKARSQSETYDLLKDWGLPVSPYSEVLGSLDEVLEFIRRYGDKRHKLLHEIDGIVIKVDDFATQRALGYTTRVPRWAVAYKYPPEEVHTKLLDIQVNVGRTGRVTPFGLMEPVKVAGSTVEMATLHNQDVVKAKGVKIGDIVILRKAGDVIPEIVGPVLALRDQQDPPVRDFVMPTECPSCGTPLAPAKEGDVDIRCPNAKSCPSQLRERVFHLAGRGAFDIEALGWEAAIALTQPAEPEVPPLTSEAALFDLTPEDLAGVRIRREKRSKGVPTGDYELVPYFYSKGTAKTPSKPTATTEKLFKELEKAKTQPLWRVLVALSIRHVGPRASRALATAFGSMDAIRQASEEDLAHVDGVGPTIAAALKEWFAEDWHQEIVDRWAAAGVRMEDERDESMPRTLEGLTVVVTGSLPNFSRDEAKEAILVRGGKAAGSVSRNTSYLVAGESAGTKLDKAEQLGIPVLDEDGFRRLLAGGPAALEESGES from the coding sequence GTGAGTACAGGACCAGGCCCCGCTGAACAGACCGCCACCCGCACCACGGAACCCGTCGAGCCGAACGCCATCCCCAGCGAATCGGTCCGCGGGGAATACGAAAACCTCGTGGACCTCGTCCGGAAATACCGCTTTGCCTATTACCAGGAAGACGCCCCGCTGGTCTCCGATGCGGAATTCGACGAGCTCTTCCGCCGGCTGGAGGAGATCGAGGCGCTCCACCCCGAACTCGTGGCCAACGATTCGCCCACCCAGGAGGTGGGCGGGGAAGTTTCGGCCGCCTTCGCAGCAGTGGAGCACCTCCAGCGGATGTACAGCCTCGAGGACGTCTTTTCCCTCGAGGAGCTGGAGGCTTGGCTTACCAGAGCGTCAGCAAGTATCGAGAAACTGGGCAACGGGTCGCAGAAGCCGGCCTGGCTGACCGAACTGAAGATTGACGGCCTGGCGGTCAACCTCCTGTACCGCGACGGGAAACTGGTGCGTGCTGCCACCCGCGGCGATGGGACCACCGGCGAGGACATCACGCACAACGTCCTGACCATCAAGGAAATCCCGCAGGAGCTCCGCGGCGGGAGCTTTCCGGCAGAAATGGAAGTCCGGGGCGAGGTATTTATCCCCTCCAAGGAATTCGCCGAGTTCAACGAGGCGCTGATCGAAGCGGGCAAGGCGCCCCTGGCCAACCCCCGCAACGCCGCTGCAGGCTCGCTCCGGCAGAAGGACCCGGCAGAAACAGCCAAGCGCCCGCTGAAGATGTTCGTCCACGGCATCGGTGCACGCGAGGGCCTCAAGGCCCGCAGCCAGTCCGAAACCTATGACCTGTTGAAGGACTGGGGCCTGCCCGTCAGCCCCTACTCCGAGGTGCTGGGGAGCCTGGACGAGGTCCTGGAATTCATCAGGCGCTACGGGGACAAACGCCACAAGCTGCTGCATGAGATCGACGGCATCGTCATCAAGGTCGACGACTTCGCCACCCAGCGGGCCCTCGGCTACACCACCCGGGTGCCGCGGTGGGCCGTCGCCTACAAGTATCCGCCGGAGGAAGTGCACACCAAGCTGCTGGACATCCAGGTCAACGTGGGGCGCACCGGCCGCGTGACGCCCTTTGGCCTCATGGAGCCCGTCAAAGTGGCGGGCTCAACGGTGGAGATGGCCACCCTCCACAACCAGGACGTGGTCAAGGCCAAAGGCGTGAAGATCGGCGACATCGTGATCCTGCGCAAGGCCGGCGACGTCATCCCGGAGATCGTGGGCCCCGTCCTTGCCCTCCGCGACCAGCAGGACCCGCCGGTACGCGACTTCGTGATGCCCACCGAATGCCCCTCCTGCGGCACACCGCTGGCTCCGGCCAAGGAGGGCGATGTGGACATCCGCTGCCCCAACGCCAAATCGTGCCCGTCGCAGCTAAGGGAGCGGGTTTTCCACCTGGCCGGCCGCGGAGCCTTCGACATCGAGGCCCTCGGCTGGGAGGCTGCCATTGCACTGACCCAGCCGGCCGAACCCGAAGTTCCGCCGCTCACCTCGGAAGCTGCGCTCTTCGACCTCACCCCCGAGGACCTGGCCGGAGTCCGGATCCGGCGCGAGAAGCGGTCCAAGGGCGTCCCCACCGGCGATTACGAACTGGTGCCCTATTTCTACAGCAAGGGCACGGCCAAAACCCCCTCCAAGCCCACGGCCACCACCGAGAAACTGTTCAAGGAACTGGAGAAGGCCAAAACCCAACCGCTGTGGAGGGTGCTGGTGGCCCTGTCCATCCGGCACGTGGGACCGCGGGCCTCGCGCGCCTTGGCGACGGCGTTCGGCAGCATGGATGCCATCCGCCAGGCGTCAGAGGAAGACCTGGCACACGTTGACGGCGTGGGCCCCACCATTGCCGCAGCGCTGAAGGAATGGTTCGCGGAGGACTGGCACCAGGAGATTGTTGACCGCTGGGCGGCCGCCGGCGTCCGGATGGAGGACGAACGCGACGAGTCCATGCCGCGGACCCTGGAAGGACTGACCGTGGTGGTGACCGGTTCCCTGCCGAACTTCAGCCGCGACGAGGCCAAGGAAGCCATCCTGGTCAGGGGAGGCAAGGCCGCGGGTTCGGTGTCCAGGAACACCAGCTACCTGGTGGCCGGGGAAAGCGCCGGCACCAAGCTGGACAAGGCCGAGCAGCTGGGCATCCCCGTGCTGGACGAGGACGGCTTCCGCCGGCTCCTGGCCGGCGGCCCGGCCGCCCTGGAAGAAAGCGGTGAATCATGA
- a CDS encoding inositol monophosphatase family protein has translation MTNPTELLEIAKAAAAAGAQVLAGRNAEELQASNKGDAGDWVTSFDVAAEHAVRDVISAARPDDSITGEEHGTTRPEAPTGYRWSIDPLDGTTNFIRNIVYYATSVAVADADGAWLAGVVNAPALGRIYYAARGHGAWLEEGGRVTRLDGPVPGRKGQILATGFSYDPAVRAEQAAFLAELLDGFADVRRLGSAALDLCLVADGTHDAYGERGLNEHDFSAGALIAEEAGCWVRRPRLASPLEGGPADGERLDAWTCAGGLELSGKFPL, from the coding sequence ATGACCAACCCCACGGAACTGCTGGAGATCGCCAAGGCTGCAGCGGCGGCGGGCGCCCAGGTCCTGGCAGGCAGGAACGCCGAGGAACTCCAGGCCAGCAACAAGGGGGACGCCGGCGATTGGGTCACCTCGTTCGACGTTGCCGCCGAGCATGCGGTCCGGGACGTCATCTCGGCCGCGCGGCCGGACGACAGCATCACCGGTGAGGAACACGGAACCACCCGGCCGGAAGCACCCACCGGCTACCGCTGGTCCATCGACCCGCTGGACGGAACCACCAACTTCATCCGCAACATCGTCTACTACGCCACCTCCGTGGCTGTGGCCGATGCCGACGGCGCCTGGCTGGCCGGCGTCGTCAACGCCCCGGCGCTGGGCCGCATCTATTACGCCGCCCGGGGCCACGGCGCCTGGCTTGAGGAAGGCGGCAGGGTTACCCGGCTGGACGGGCCCGTCCCCGGCAGGAAGGGGCAGATCCTGGCCACGGGCTTCAGTTACGATCCCGCCGTCCGCGCCGAGCAGGCCGCCTTCCTCGCCGAACTGCTGGACGGTTTCGCGGATGTCAGGCGGCTGGGTTCCGCTGCCCTGGACCTGTGCCTCGTTGCGGACGGCACCCACGATGCCTACGGTGAGCGCGGCCTCAACGAGCACGACTTCTCCGCGGGTGCACTGATCGCGGAAGAGGCCGGCTGCTGGGTCCGGCGGCCCCGACTGGCCAGTCCGCTGGAGGGCGGACCCGCCGACGGGGAGCGCCTGGACGCCTGGACCTGCGCCGGCGGGCTGGAGCTCTCCGGCAAGTTTCCGCTCTGA
- a CDS encoding GNAT family N-acetyltransferase has protein sequence MQHHITVRPAVATDYDAVARITRDSYLAAGYFEDADHPYMRTIQDVALRAANATIWVAERDGKVVGSVTLARAGEPYADIALDDELEFRMLVVDPAVQRTGAGKAMVEAILEYARQLDGIRAVALTTGQTWESAHGLYRKTGFTRVPERDWLVPGTDIKLLVYRLDL, from the coding sequence GTGCAGCACCACATAACCGTCCGTCCCGCCGTGGCAACGGATTACGACGCCGTTGCCCGCATCACGCGTGATTCCTACCTCGCGGCGGGCTACTTCGAGGACGCCGACCACCCTTATATGCGCACAATCCAGGACGTTGCGCTGAGGGCCGCGAACGCCACCATCTGGGTGGCCGAGCGGGACGGCAAGGTGGTTGGTTCGGTGACACTGGCGCGAGCCGGGGAACCGTACGCGGATATCGCCCTTGATGACGAGCTGGAGTTCCGGATGCTGGTGGTGGACCCGGCCGTGCAGCGCACCGGCGCAGGCAAGGCCATGGTGGAAGCCATCCTCGAATACGCCAGGCAACTGGACGGTATCCGGGCCGTCGCGCTTACCACCGGGCAAACCTGGGAAAGCGCCCACGGCCTTTACCGCAAGACTGGCTTTACCCGTGTGCCCGAGCGCGATTGGCTGGTTCCCGGAACTGACATAAAACTGCTGGTTTACCGGCTGGACCTGTAG
- a CDS encoding RidA family protein: protein MRKTFGTGSVWEQTLGYSRAVQVDNTLYISATAASGEDGIVGEDFYTQTQYILQKLGKVLADAGFSFEDVVQSKLYLTDISKWEEAGRAHGEVFGEIRPTLSLVHVLPFLDPRMLVEIELVAHRSAS, encoded by the coding sequence ATGCGCAAAACCTTCGGCACCGGCTCCGTCTGGGAACAGACCCTCGGCTACTCCCGCGCCGTCCAGGTGGACAACACCCTCTACATCTCGGCCACCGCGGCCAGCGGCGAGGACGGGATCGTGGGGGAGGACTTCTACACCCAGACCCAGTACATCCTGCAGAAACTCGGCAAGGTCCTGGCTGACGCCGGCTTCAGCTTCGAGGACGTCGTCCAGTCCAAGCTGTACCTGACGGACATCAGCAAGTGGGAGGAAGCCGGCCGTGCCCACGGCGAGGTGTTCGGCGAGATCCGCCCCACGCTGTCCCTGGTGCACGTCCTCCCGTTCCTGGACCCCAGGATGCTCGTGGAAATCGAGCTCGTTGCCCACAGGAGCGCAAGCTAG
- a CDS encoding response regulator produces the protein MPEDFRVLIVDDDFHVAKLHAAYVDSVAGFLALAPVGTVSLALQSIHSLRPDLVLLDVYLPDASGLDLLQQLDVDTIVLSAASDAASVRTAFRRGALGYLLKPFTSEALSRQLRSYARYRRLLGQPGALDQDAVERAKRALIPGDVTASPKPRSATEAAVLESLVPGEQYSAAEVAGRVGVSRATAQRYLSALADDGAVDIQLRYGTTGRPEHRYGLPPRA, from the coding sequence ATGCCTGAAGACTTTCGGGTGCTGATCGTTGACGACGACTTCCATGTGGCCAAGCTGCACGCGGCCTACGTGGATTCCGTGGCCGGGTTCCTGGCACTGGCGCCGGTGGGCACTGTGTCGCTGGCCCTGCAGTCCATCCACAGCCTGCGGCCGGACCTGGTGCTGCTGGACGTCTACCTGCCGGACGCCTCGGGCCTGGACCTCCTCCAGCAGCTGGACGTGGACACCATCGTGCTGAGCGCGGCCTCCGATGCCGCCTCCGTCCGGACGGCTTTCCGCCGCGGAGCCTTGGGCTACCTGCTGAAACCGTTCACGTCGGAGGCCCTGTCCCGGCAGCTGCGCTCCTACGCCCGGTACCGGCGCCTGCTGGGGCAACCCGGGGCGCTGGACCAGGACGCGGTGGAGCGCGCCAAACGCGCCCTGATCCCGGGCGACGTCACGGCGTCGCCAAAACCGCGTTCGGCCACGGAGGCCGCGGTGCTGGAATCGCTGGTGCCCGGGGAACAGTACTCGGCGGCCGAGGTGGCCGGCCGGGTGGGCGTTTCGCGCGCCACGGCCCAGCGGTACCTGTCCGCCTTGGCGGACGACGGCGCCGTGGACATCCAGCTGAGGTACGGGACGACGGGCAGGCCGGAGCACCGCTACGGCCTGCCCCCGAGGGCCTGA